The proteins below are encoded in one region of Sporosarcina sp. FSL K6-1508:
- a CDS encoding TylF/MycF/NovP-related O-methyltransferase has protein sequence MNNIFEIENEYYQKCSNDRISKLIAHYELYKMSEEVAGNIVEAGVFKGGSLIRFATFREILGAAFTKKIIAFDSFGDFPETDYEEDKKHRESFIKAAGTDSLTKSEINEIIKLKKFGGEIELVKGDIRNTVPEYVNEHPELRISLLHIDVDVYEPTKVLLEELYSKVVKGGIVILDDYGVFPGETQAVDEFFKDQYLEIKKFSFAATPCYFVKK, from the coding sequence ATGAATAATATATTTGAAATTGAAAATGAGTATTATCAGAAATGTAGTAATGATAGAATCTCAAAATTAATTGCACATTATGAGTTATATAAAATGTCGGAAGAAGTAGCGGGGAATATTGTTGAAGCGGGAGTATTTAAAGGTGGTTCTTTGATTCGATTTGCTACATTCAGGGAAATACTTGGTGCTGCATTTACTAAGAAAATCATAGCTTTCGATTCTTTTGGTGATTTTCCGGAGACAGATTATGAAGAAGATAAAAAACATCGTGAAAGTTTCATTAAAGCAGCAGGTACTGACAGTTTAACGAAAAGTGAAATTAATGAAATAATTAAATTGAAAAAGTTTGGTGGGGAAATAGAATTAGTTAAAGGGGATATACGAAATACTGTACCAGAGTATGTAAATGAGCATCCTGAATTACGAATATCATTATTACATATTGATGTTGATGTTTATGAACCAACCAAAGTATTATTAGAGGAATTATATTCAAAAGTTGTTAAAGGTGGAATCGTAATTTTGGATGATTATGGTGTATTTCCTGGGGAAACACAGGCAGTGGATGAGTTTTTTAAAGATCAATATTTGGAAATTAAAAAGTTTTCGTTTGCTGCAACGCCTTGCTATTTTGTTAAAAAGTAA
- a CDS encoding class I SAM-dependent methyltransferase has translation MNSLRDDKRRASYIEDNVINKTMLDFGCGGGGLLHLLKEKTNGIAGLELDKTLHKMINDEGITCYQGLNDIEEKFDYITMFHVLEHLSNPVGVLNELKKYLAPSGKIIIEVPNSDDALLTLYNNEAFANFTYWSCHLFLFNASTLLELFKQAGYRVNYIKQVQRYPLSNHLYWQSNQLPGGHNEWNFLNNPLLEKAYEGQLAAIGKCDTLLAEITL, from the coding sequence GTGAATTCGCTACGGGATGATAAGCGGAGAGCAAGTTATATTGAAGATAACGTCATCAATAAAACTATGCTAGATTTTGGATGTGGCGGCGGAGGATTACTTCATTTATTGAAAGAGAAAACAAATGGAATAGCCGGTCTTGAACTTGATAAAACATTACATAAAATGATTAATGACGAAGGTATTACGTGTTATCAAGGACTAAATGACATTGAAGAGAAATTTGATTATATTACAATGTTCCATGTATTGGAACATTTATCGAATCCTGTCGGAGTATTAAATGAATTAAAGAAGTATTTAGCGCCAAGTGGAAAAATAATAATTGAGGTACCAAATTCGGATGATGCGTTATTAACACTTTATAATAATGAGGCGTTTGCAAACTTTACATACTGGAGTTGTCATTTGTTCTTATTCAATGCATCAACATTGCTTGAGTTGTTCAAGCAAGCGGGATATCGGGTCAATTATATAAAACAAGTGCAGAGGTATCCATTAAGCAACCATTTGTATTGGCAATCGAATCAGTTACCAGGCGGCCATAATGAATGGAACTTCTTAAACAATCCCTTATTGGAGAAAGCATATGAAGGTCAACTCGCGGCTATCGGTAAATGTGATACTTTACTTGCAGAGATAACATTGTAA